Proteins encoded by one window of Methyloterricola oryzae:
- a CDS encoding YciI family protein, which produces MLYAILSEDAPGTLELRLGARPAHLARLEALQAEGRLILAGPHPAVDCPDPGPAGFTGSLVVAEFATLEAAQAWADDDPYLRAGVYARVTVKPFKKVLPS; this is translated from the coding sequence TTGCTCTACGCCATACTCAGCGAGGACGCGCCGGGCACGCTGGAACTGCGCCTCGGTGCCCGCCCAGCGCATCTGGCCCGCCTGGAAGCTCTGCAGGCGGAAGGTCGGCTGATACTGGCGGGCCCCCACCCGGCGGTTGATTGTCCGGATCCGGGGCCCGCGGGTTTCACGGGCAGCCTGGTCGTCGCAGAATTTGCGACCCTGGAGGCCGCCCAGGCTTGGGCCGACGATGACCCTTATTTGCGTGCCGGGGTGTATGCCCGGGTAACCGTTAAGCCATTCAAAAAGGTATTGCCTTCATGA
- a CDS encoding BolA family protein yields the protein MAPEVFDLYDDSHSHAGHAGAQAGGGHFYATIVSNSFEGLTPVRRHQLVYQALGDMMKADIHALSIQAFTPVEFKQKEKQE from the coding sequence TTGGCCCCGGAAGTGTTCGATTTGTATGACGACAGCCATAGCCATGCCGGGCACGCCGGTGCTCAGGCCGGCGGCGGCCATTTCTATGCGACCATCGTTTCCAACTCATTCGAGGGGTTGACGCCTGTGCGGCGCCATCAACTCGTTTATCAGGCGCTGGGCGACATGATGAAGGCGGACATTCATGCGCTGAGCATCCAGGCGTTCACCCCGGTTGAATTCAAACAAAAGGAAAAACAGGAATGA
- a CDS encoding peptidylprolyl isomerase, with translation MKQRSLLTVAIAGALALGGCDNAGKGKQADTGKSAEVPVLVEVKDAVAVVNGKPISKESVTIMTSEIEQRRGPNSAPEDKIVDELISRELLRQEAEKQKLTSDPSNAARVENTLRIVLSQMAAEDFIKKAQVTEEELKKEYEQRVAAMKRTEYKARHILVEKEADAKDIIAKLQKGAKFADLAKKFSKDPGSKENGGDLGWFSAQQMVAPFSEAVAKLKNNETTAAPVQTQFGWHVILREDEREQAPPPFDQVKEQLKNMMQTQKLQEHIAELKKTAKIEHTAPPKTEAPKAAEPAAGAAAPEEGAEAEPDNSVEAGKPAPAEAEKAAAPAEPVEAAPAAKPAK, from the coding sequence ATGAAACAACGCTCACTTTTGACTGTAGCCATCGCGGGCGCTCTCGCGCTTGGCGGCTGTGACAACGCTGGCAAGGGCAAGCAGGCCGACACGGGCAAATCGGCCGAAGTGCCGGTGCTGGTCGAGGTCAAGGATGCGGTCGCCGTGGTCAACGGCAAGCCGATCAGCAAGGAATCGGTGACGATCATGACGTCTGAGATCGAGCAGCGCCGCGGGCCCAACAGTGCGCCGGAAGACAAGATCGTCGATGAACTGATCTCGCGGGAATTGCTGCGTCAGGAAGCCGAGAAGCAAAAACTTACCAGTGATCCGTCCAACGCCGCCCGTGTGGAAAATACCCTGCGTATCGTGCTGTCGCAGATGGCTGCCGAGGACTTCATCAAGAAGGCCCAGGTTACCGAGGAAGAGCTCAAGAAGGAGTACGAGCAACGGGTGGCGGCCATGAAGCGCACTGAGTACAAGGCACGCCACATCCTGGTGGAGAAGGAGGCGGACGCCAAGGACATCATCGCCAAGCTGCAGAAGGGCGCGAAATTTGCCGATCTGGCGAAAAAGTTCTCCAAGGATCCGGGCAGCAAGGAGAATGGCGGCGATCTGGGCTGGTTCAGCGCCCAACAGATGGTTGCACCCTTCTCAGAGGCGGTCGCCAAGCTGAAGAACAACGAAACCACCGCGGCTCCGGTTCAGACGCAGTTCGGCTGGCACGTGATCCTGCGCGAGGACGAACGCGAGCAGGCGCCGCCGCCGTTCGATCAGGTCAAGGAACAGCTCAAGAACATGATGCAGACGCAGAAGCTGCAGGAGCACATTGCGGAATTGAAGAAGACCGCGAAAATCGAGCATACCGCTCCGCCCAAGACCGAGGCTCCCAAAGCGGCCGAGCCTGCGGCCGGTGCCGCGGCGCCTGAGGAAGGTGCGGAAGCCGAGCCCGATAACAGCGTGGAAGCCGGCAAGCCGGCGCCCGCCGAGGCTGAAAAGGCGGCTGCTCCCGCTGAACCCGTCGAGGCGGCACCCGCCGCCAAGCCAGCGAAATAG
- a CDS encoding GGDEF domain-containing protein: MPAFPKETPQLDDLNTSLCILESHLFELIDCVRQNDIKLHRFQRLETNLLALNSLRELVEHTLHDTRSVFELNQVTLLLVDEKQELRKCLSEDGMQVEKQHGLILHTDVGALEKVFGKGGHAYLGPHQSEKSAIFFGQILADGGSMALLPLYRRGRLLGSLNFASNDPVRFCEHMATDFLDRLSSVLSVCLENTLNFELLRRTSLIDTLTGVNNRRFFDQRLGEEVDRVIRSGECLSCLFLDIDHFKSINDTFGHQTGDRVLAEVAGHVRSLLRNNDVLARYGGEEFVVLLGVTSEQRALEVAERIRSRIAHLELSGKEGEAIPVRLSVGVATLNPSLVDMSEGLIGTRLVEMADSALYQAKKSGRNRVVNAGVLFSGETKSRMTAC; encoded by the coding sequence TTGCCAGCATTCCCCAAGGAAACCCCTCAGTTGGACGACTTAAATACCAGCTTATGTATACTGGAAAGCCACCTGTTTGAGCTCATCGACTGCGTTCGCCAGAACGACATCAAACTGCACCGATTTCAACGGCTGGAAACCAATCTGCTTGCGCTGAATTCCCTGCGGGAACTGGTGGAACATACCCTGCACGATACCCGCAGCGTCTTCGAACTGAATCAAGTCACGCTCCTTTTGGTTGACGAAAAGCAGGAGTTGCGTAAATGCCTGAGCGAAGATGGCATGCAGGTGGAAAAGCAGCATGGACTCATTCTCCACACGGATGTCGGCGCCCTGGAAAAGGTATTCGGCAAAGGTGGTCACGCCTATCTCGGACCGCACCAGAGCGAAAAGTCCGCGATCTTCTTCGGGCAGATTTTAGCGGACGGCGGCAGCATGGCACTACTGCCCCTATACCGGCGTGGCAGACTATTGGGTAGCCTCAATTTTGCAAGTAACGATCCCGTGCGCTTCTGCGAACATATGGCCACCGACTTTCTGGACCGGCTCAGCAGCGTGCTGAGCGTGTGCTTGGAGAACACCCTGAACTTTGAGCTGCTGAGGCGTACCAGCCTAATCGACACGCTCACCGGCGTGAACAATCGGCGTTTTTTCGATCAACGCCTGGGTGAAGAGGTGGATCGGGTCATTCGCAGCGGCGAGTGCCTGTCCTGCCTGTTTCTGGACATTGACCATTTCAAGAGCATCAACGATACCTTTGGGCATCAGACTGGCGACCGGGTGCTGGCCGAAGTGGCTGGGCATGTGCGCTCACTCCTTCGCAACAACGACGTCCTGGCGCGTTACGGCGGCGAGGAATTCGTTGTCCTCCTCGGCGTCACATCAGAACAGCGGGCACTGGAAGTGGCCGAACGCATCCGCTCGCGTATCGCGCACCTGGAATTGAGCGGCAAGGAAGGCGAAGCCATTCCCGTGCGCCTTTCAGTCGGGGTCGCGACTTTGAATCCCTCCCTGGTGGATATGAGCGAGGGCCTGATTGGGACGCGCTTGGTGGAAATGGCCGATTCGGCCCTATATCAGGCCAAGAAAAGCGGCCGCAACCGGGTGGTCAACGCAGGCGTGCTATTTTCGGGAGAAACGAAGTCTCGAATGACGGCTTGCTGA
- the gmd gene encoding GDP-mannose 4,6-dehydratase — translation MNKTALITGITGQDGAYLAEFLLQKGYQVHGIKRRASLFNTDRVDHLYQDPHVKNRDFVLHYGDLTDSTNLIRIVQQTQPDEIYNLAAQSHVQVSFETPEYTADADAMGTLRLLEAIRILGLERKTRFYQASTSELYGKVQEIPQKETTPFYPRSPYAVAKLYAYWITVNYREAYGIYGCNGILFNHESPLRGETFVTRKITRAIARIKLGLQECLYLGNLDAKRDWGHARDYVEMQWLMLQQDEPDDYVIATGVQYTVREFVTAAAQELGISIRWEGQGVDEKGYDVTTGKCIVAVDERYFRPTEVETLLGDPTKAKTKLGWVPKITFEELVREMVREDLTAAERDALCKREGYKAFDYHE, via the coding sequence ATGAATAAAACTGCACTGATTACCGGCATCACCGGACAGGATGGCGCCTACCTGGCGGAGTTTCTGCTGCAGAAAGGGTATCAGGTTCATGGCATTAAGCGCCGGGCATCCCTTTTCAATACCGACCGTGTGGATCACTTATATCAGGACCCGCATGTCAAGAATCGTGATTTTGTTCTCCATTACGGGGACTTGACCGATTCCACCAATTTGATCCGCATTGTCCAGCAGACGCAACCGGATGAAATATACAACCTGGCGGCACAAAGCCATGTGCAGGTATCGTTCGAAACGCCGGAATACACCGCCGATGCTGATGCCATGGGAACCCTGAGGCTGCTTGAGGCGATCCGTATTCTAGGCTTGGAGCGCAAGACACGGTTTTACCAGGCTTCCACTTCGGAGTTGTACGGGAAGGTCCAGGAAATTCCACAGAAGGAAACCACGCCCTTCTATCCCCGTTCTCCTTACGCCGTGGCCAAGCTCTATGCCTACTGGATCACGGTCAATTACCGCGAGGCTTACGGGATCTATGGCTGCAACGGCATTCTGTTCAACCATGAATCGCCCCTGCGGGGCGAAACCTTCGTGACCCGCAAGATCACCCGTGCCATCGCCCGCATCAAGCTGGGACTGCAGGAGTGTCTCTATCTGGGTAATCTGGATGCCAAGCGCGACTGGGGCCACGCCCGTGATTACGTGGAAATGCAGTGGCTGATGCTACAGCAGGACGAGCCAGACGATTATGTGATCGCCACCGGCGTGCAGTACACCGTGCGCGAATTCGTGACCGCCGCCGCCCAGGAGTTGGGTATCTCCATCCGCTGGGAGGGGCAGGGCGTGGACGAAAAAGGCTATGACGTGACAACAGGGAAGTGCATCGTGGCGGTGGATGAGCGTTATTTCCGACCCACGGAAGTGGAGACCCTGCTGGGGGATCCCACCAAGGCGAAGACGAAGCTGGGTTGGGTGCCAAAGATTACCTTCGAGGAACTGGTGCGGGAGATGGTGCGCGAGGATCTGACCGCCGCAGAGCGAGATGCCTTGTGCAAGCGCGAAGGTTACAAGGCGTTCGATTACCATGAGTAA